In the genome of Candidatus Promineifilum breve, the window CCCATCCCATCCGGCGAGGGGGGTCTGACGCTGGACTCGGTCGCCCTGGCCGGGCAGGTGCGGGCCATCGCCGTGACGCGACTGGTGCGACGGCGCGGAGCGCTCCCGCCGGCCACGATGAGCGCCATCGACCGGGCGCTACGCATTACCCTGGATTTGTAGCCGCGCTCAGTTGACCCACTCCCCACCGCGCATCAACGGCTCGGCCACGTCACCCAACAACCCATCCACGTCGATCTCGGCCGAGCCGATCATGAAATCCAAATGGGTCACGCTGCTGTTGCCGCCCATTTCGGCGAACGCGGCTTCGTCCAGCCCCTCGCAGCCGGCGATGCAGTTCTGATAGGCCCGGCCCAGGGCCACGTGGCTGGACGCGTTTTCGTCGTACAGCGTATTGAGGAACAGCAGCCCCGATTGGGCGATGGGCGAGCTATGGGGCACCAGGGCCACCTCGCCCAGCCGCGCCGCGCCCTCGTCCGTCGCCAGATGCGAGCGCAATAACTCCTCGCCCCGCTCGGCGCTGAAGTCCACCACCTTGCCATCCTTGAACGTCAGGCTGAAGTTTTCGATGAGATTGCCGCTGTAATTGAGCGGCATGGTCGCCCGCACCGTGCCCTCGACCCGGTCGCGATGGGGCGCGGTGAAGACCTCTTCCGTCGGCAGGTTGGCGATGTTGCTAAAACCCAGGGCCGTCGGCGCGCCGCCGCCAATCCAGTGGTGATGGGCCGGCAGCCCCACGACCAGATCGGTGCCGGGGCCGGTGAAGTGCAGCGCCGTGTACTGCTTCTCGTTCAGAAAGGCCGTGCGCGCCAGCAGTTGGTCGGAGTGGGCCTCCCAGGTAGCCACCGGATCGGCCGCGTCAAGGCGCACGGTGCGGAAGATGGCCTGCCACAGGCGCTGCTGCTGCTCGGCCGGCGGCAAATCGGGGAAGACGCGCGCCGCCCAGCCCGCCGTGGCATAACCGACCACGCACCAGTTCACGGCGTCGGCCGACATCAGCCGCGCCAGGGGCATGGCCGCCATCCCCTCGGCTCGGCGCGTCGTCGCCACCAGTTCCGGGGCCACGTCTTTCAGCAATTCGGGATCGACGCCGATGATGGACAGGAAAGCCTGGCCGGCCTCGGCGTACTCCAGCCCGGCGTTCACCGGCCACTGGCTGACCTCGGCGAATGAGTCGCGCGGGGCGTGGCGATAGCGCTCCAGCACCAGGAGCGGGTCGTTCCAGAGCACTTCGACCAGCCGCGCCCCGCCCTGATAGGCGTGGGCGGCCACGTGGCGCACCAGCGGCGCGGCCTCCAGCGGCGCGCGCACCATCAAGCGCTGTCCGGCTTGCAGGTTGAGGCCGACCTTAACGATCAATTCGGCGTAGGCAGCTAATTGGCGGTCAAATTCTGGGGTCATGGGGTTACTCCTTTTCGCGTTTGTTTGCCGGATTATAGGGCTTAATCGCCAGAAACCGAGTTTTTTCTTGAAAACTCGGTTTCTTTCCGGGAATGACGGCCTATCTCCACCAACCAACACCCAACAAGAGAGAAACCGGGTTTTCAAGAAAAAACCCGGTTTCGGGCGGCGATGTGTGGTACGATTAGCGGCAAGTGAAACCATGCTGACCCACTTCCCCGCCACCGCCCCGCCGCGCTTCCACGTTCTCGTCAAGCCCACCGGCGCGACCTGCAACCTCGATTGCGCCTACTGCTTCTTCCTGTCCAAGGAGATGCTCTACCCCGGCAGCCGCTTCCGCATGGCCGACGACCTGCTGGAGACCTACATCCGCCAGCTCATCGAGTCCCATCAGACCAACGAAGTGACCATCGCCTGGCAGGGGGGCGAGCCGACGCTGATGGGTCTGCCCTTCTTCCGCCGCGCCGTCGAACTGGCCGAGCAATACCGCCGGCCGGGCATGACCATCGAGTACACCATGCAGACCAACGGCACGCTGCTCAATGACGAGTGGGGCGCGTTCCTGGCGGCCAACAACTTCCTCATGGGTATCAGCATCGACGGGCCGCGCGAGTTCCACGACCATTACCGCTACGACAAGGGCGGCGGGCCGACGTTCGACCGGGTGATGCGCGGCCTCGACGTGCTGAAGCGCCATAAGGTCGAGTGGAACGTGCTGTGCACCTTGCACCGCCACAACGCCGACCGGCCGCTCGAAATCTACCGCTTCTTTCGCGACGAACTAGGCGCTCAGTTCATGCAATTCATCCCCATCGTGGAGCGGCTGACGGCCGAGCAGGCGGCGGCCACGGCCAACCTGGCCGAGCCGTGGCGCTCGTGGCGCGATCGGCCGCTCTACGTGCTGGCCGGCGACGTGGTGACCGAGCGCTCGGTGACCGCCGAACAGTACGGCGATTTCCTGTGCGCCGTCTTCGACGAGTGGGTGCGGCGCGATGTGGGCCGGGTCTACGTGCAGATGTTCGACGTGGCCCTCGCCAATTGGGTCGGCGCGCCGTCGGGGCTGTGCGTCCATTCGCGCACCTGCGGCATCGCCCTGGCCGTGGAGCACAACGGCGACCTCTATTCGTGCGACCACTTCGTCGAACCGGCCTATCGCCTGGGCAACATCCGCGAGGATCATCTCATCGAACTGGTGGCCTCCGACAAGCAGCGCCAGTTCGGCCAGGACAAGTACGACGCCCTGCCGGGCTATTGCCGCACGTGTGAGGTGCGCTTCGCCTGCCACGGCGGCTGCCCCAAGGATCGCTTCATTCACACCCCCGACGGCGAGCCGGGCCTCAACTACCTGTGCGCGGGCTATAAGCGCTTCTTCCACCACATCGATGAGGCCATGCAGTTCATGGGCATGGAGCTGAGCCGGCAACGGCCGCCGGCCAATGTCATGGCCTACATGGCCCGCCAGGATGCGGCGCGACCCCGGCCGGCCGCCGCGCCCGCCGCCCCCGCCGTGGCCCGCAACGCTCCCTGCCCCTGCGGCAGCGGCAAGAAATACAAGCATTGCCACGGCCGCGCCTCGTAACGCGGAACTTCCAAGTTCCGCCTCTGCCACTTTCACCAGCGCGGAACACGTAACGCGGAACTTCCAGTTCCGCCTCTGCCACTTTCACCAGCGCGGAACACGTAACGCGGAACTTC includes:
- a CDS encoding aminopeptidase, with amino-acid sequence MTPEFDRQLAAYAELIVKVGLNLQAGQRLMVRAPLEAAPLVRHVAAHAYQGGARLVEVLWNDPLLVLERYRHAPRDSFAEVSQWPVNAGLEYAEAGQAFLSIIGVDPELLKDVAPELVATTRRAEGMAAMPLARLMSADAVNWCVVGYATAGWAARVFPDLPPAEQQQRLWQAIFRTVRLDAADPVATWEAHSDQLLARTAFLNEKQYTALHFTGPGTDLVVGLPAHHHWIGGGAPTALGFSNIANLPTEEVFTAPHRDRVEGTVRATMPLNYSGNLIENFSLTFKDGKVVDFSAERGEELLRSHLATDEGAARLGEVALVPHSSPIAQSGLLFLNTLYDENASSHVALGRAYQNCIAGCEGLDEAAFAEMGGNSSVTHLDFMIGSAEIDVDGLLGDVAEPLMRGGEWVN
- a CDS encoding anaerobic sulfatase-maturation protein, translated to MLTHFPATAPPRFHVLVKPTGATCNLDCAYCFFLSKEMLYPGSRFRMADDLLETYIRQLIESHQTNEVTIAWQGGEPTLMGLPFFRRAVELAEQYRRPGMTIEYTMQTNGTLLNDEWGAFLAANNFLMGISIDGPREFHDHYRYDKGGGPTFDRVMRGLDVLKRHKVEWNVLCTLHRHNADRPLEIYRFFRDELGAQFMQFIPIVERLTAEQAAATANLAEPWRSWRDRPLYVLAGDVVTERSVTAEQYGDFLCAVFDEWVRRDVGRVYVQMFDVALANWVGAPSGLCVHSRTCGIALAVEHNGDLYSCDHFVEPAYRLGNIREDHLIELVASDKQRQFGQDKYDALPGYCRTCEVRFACHGGCPKDRFIHTPDGEPGLNYLCAGYKRFFHHIDEAMQFMGMELSRQRPPANVMAYMARQDAARPRPAAAPAAPAVARNAPCPCGSGKKYKHCHGRAS